One stretch of Prunus persica cultivar Lovell chromosome G1, Prunus_persica_NCBIv2, whole genome shotgun sequence DNA includes these proteins:
- the LOC18789725 gene encoding RING-H2 finger protein ATL54, whose protein sequence is MISSTHTSLMAVIKHRKLFPAAPVSTNQTDCPEFCGPDCAYGCYPYADFYIPPPPPFSAIDQNDQNHHISPYVVLLVSLLGSLLLLIGYYVIVVKSYTSLCSYRSNGSSLSQSGSTDEEFLAENQGDHPVWLISTVGLQQSIINSITVCKYKKDEGLIEGAECSVCLNEFQEDETLRLLPKCSHAFHVSCIDTWLRSHTNCPLCRANILRPPNLASVDTNEETQVENSESEIALGVDNQQGYDEVCESIAETEDEGEEEHQVGLENTSKEATNSNGNSILELIRRSWSFDSSLAANMLVIKLKNAEKLHSDVARKRYSSIGQSLHLSPVLMKRSLRRKWSMISVLPQ, encoded by the coding sequence ATGATTTCCTCAACACACACTTCTTTAATGGCAGTGATCAAGCACAGAAAACTCTTCCCAGCTGCACCAGTTTCCACAAACCAAACTGACTGTCCAGAATTTTGTGGCCCGGATTGTGCATATGGCTGCTACCCTTATGCAGATTTCTACATCCCACCACCCCCACCATTTTCTGCAATTGATCAAAATGACCAAAACCACCATATCTCACCATATGTGGTGCTCTTAGTGTCTTTGCTAGGCAGTCTTTTGCTCCTTATTGGCTACTATGTTATTGTGGTAAAGTCTTACACAAGTTTGTGTAGCTACAGAAGCAATggatcctctctctctcaatctggCAGCACAGATGAGGAGTTTCTTGCAGAGAACCAAGGAGACCATCCGGTGTGGCTCATCTCCACCGTTGGATTGCAACAGTCGATCATAAATTCAATCACAGTTTGTAAGTACAAGAAAGATGAGGGCTTGATTGAAGGAGCCGAGTGTTCGGTTTGTTTGAATGAGTTTCAGGAAGATGAGACTCTCAGGCTGTTGCCCAAGTGCAGCCATGCTTTTCATGTCTCTTGTATTGATACTTGGTTGAGGTCTCACACGAATTGCCCGCTGTGCCGAGCTAATATTCTGAGGCCTCCTAATTTGGCTTCTGTGGACACAAATGAAGAGACCCAAGTGGAAAATTCTGAGAGTGAAATTGCATTGGGTGTGGATAATCAACAGGGATATGATGAGGTTTGTGAAAGCATAGCTGAAACAGAGGATGAAGGTGAAGAAGAACACCAAGTTGGTCTTGAAAATACATCAAAGGAGGCAACAAATTCTAACGGGAATTCCATTCTTGAACTTATAAGGAGGTCCTGGTCTTTTGATTCTTCCTTGGCTGCAAACATGTTAGTCATCAAATTGAAGAATGCTGAGAAATTGCATTCAGATGTTGCTCGAAAGCGATATTCTTCAATTGGTCAATCTCTACATTTAAGCCCTGTTTTGATGAAGAGGTCTTTGAGACGTAAGTGGAGCATGATTTCTGTTCTTCCCCAGTAA
- the LOC18790147 gene encoding uncharacterized protein LOC18790147, which yields MDLPQKIDDYIKESIDHSLGLPVSTHTLELKLRCSEESKQRLQNQYSVLLAKMKEKDQVLERARAEASMNAQALRKFVEENQRLASECAHLVTQCNKWERECSLYDHDREALMDFGNEADQRAKEAEIRVQELEDEVKELRDELGFYKHKLEMHSVDSSSDDTTIGEKLLESVLATFISKDEAVSAPAFLEANSGNESCQMLLKMWNRLRPSTQKVLSLVAKVKTLEKDKEHLTMNLCTAEEEVKLLFEENKVLDVENKRLLRQYHKERNQSGSGGKHNDSASAKSNKRKSSSKMSSPIQAKIDFSDQEPARQPLSPLRCNSPNSRNHKK from the exons ATGGATCTTCCGCAAAAAATCGACGATTATATCAAAGAATCGATCGATCACTCCTTGGGCCTCCCTGTGTCCACGCACACGCTCGAATTGAAGCTTCGATGCTCGGAAGAATCGAAGCAGCGGCTTCAGAACCAGTACTCTGTTCTACTCGCAAAAATGAAGGAGAAAGATCAAGTCCTCGAGCGCGCTAGG GCTGAAGCGAGCATGAATGCACAAGCTTTGAGGAAGTTCGTTGAGGAGAATCAGAGATTGGCGTCAGAGTGCGCGCATCTAGTGACTCAGTGCAACAAATGGGAGAGAGAGTGCTCACTCTACGATCACGACCGGGAGGCTTTGATGGATTTTGGGAACGAGGCTGACCAGCGTGCCAAGGAGGCGGAGATTCGTGTTCAAGAGTTGGAGGACGAAGTCAAAGAGTTAAGGGATGAATTGGGATTCTACAAGCACAAATTAGAGATGCATTCG GTTGATTCATCTTCTGATGACACAACCATTGGAGAGAAACTACTGGAGTCTGTTTTAGCAACATTCATCAGTAAAGATGAAGCTGTGTCTGCACCTGCATTTCTGGAGGCCAATAGTGGAAATGAGTCATGTCAAATGTTGCTAAAAATGTGGAACCG CTTGAGGCCATCGACTCAAAAAGTTCTGTCACTGGTGGCCAAGGTAAAGACACTTGAGAAGGATAAGGAACATCTAACGATGAATCTTTGTACCGCTGAAGAAGAG GTCAAATTGCTTTttgaagagaacaaagtgCTAGATGTGGAGAACAAAAGATTACTGAGGCAGTACCACAAGGAAAGAAACCAGTCTGGTTCAGGCGGTAAACATAACGACAGTGCATCAGCAAAG TCGAATAAGCGAAAATCAAGCTCAAAGATGAGCAGCCCGATTCAAGCGAAGATTGATTTCAGTGACCAAGAACCAGCAAGACAGCCCCTTTCACCCTTGCGTTGTAACTCCCCTAACTCTAGAAACCATAAGaagtaa
- the LOC18793913 gene encoding uncharacterized protein LOC18793913 — MAMLIRNTIIITTAVAPCSSSRHLQVSSFGPSCLRTNRRDRCHFLGNRNFLQSILKVQNGTKIKMDVVVNGAEPGTPLPSDPSSGTSWKLWLVGILISVVVPFWKNKWWPLQKFREQIETTLDSVEDVAELVEKVAGEVEKVADDIADHLPQGDLQKAARFVENVAREAAKDASLADDLIEKVEDVEKEVDSIIDQANEKIKTSDDTEKETAKIKDATDIKNKITEIKEANNIKKGDN; from the exons ATGGCCATGTTGATTAGAAACACAATAATCATAACAACAGCAGTTGCTCCTTGCAGCAGCTCTAGGCATCTGCAGGTTTCAAGTTTTGGTCCTAGTTGTCTCCGTACAAATCGCAGGGACAGATGCCATTTTCTTGGAAACAGAAACTTCTTGCAGTCCATTTTGAAGGTCCAAAATGGCACCAAGATAAAGAT GGATGTGGTTGTCAATGGTGCTGAACCAGGAACTCCTCTGCCTTCTGATCCTTCTTCTGGGACTTCTTG GAAATTATGGCTTGTGGGGATACTTATCTCAGTAGTTGTACCCTTTTGGAAGAACAAATGGTGGCCATTGCAAAAGTTCAGAG AACAAATCGAAACGACGCTGGATTCAGTAGAAGATGTGGCAGAATTGGTGGAGAAGGTGGCCGGGGAAGTGGAGAAGGTAGCCGACGACATTGCTGATCATCTTCCTCAGGGAGATCTTCAAAAGGCAGCAAGGTTTGTTGAGAATGTGGCAAGAGAAGCAGCCAAGGATGCGTCGCTAGCTGATGATCTCATTGAGAAG GTTGAGGATGTAGAAAAGGAGGTGGATTCTATCATTGATCAGGCCAATGAGAAAATCAAAACATCTGACGATACTGAAAAGGAGACAGCAAAAATCAAAGACGCCACTGATATCAAAAATAAGATAACAGAGATCAAAGAagcaaataatataaaaaaaggagaCAATTAA
- the LOC18791409 gene encoding E3 ubiquitin-protein ligase ATL6, producing the protein MSFNHAALLAWTLSFLLFSQQITAQYAPPQPPSNNSGGPRFDIKMAVVMVVLVVVFFILGFLSVYTRQCAQTRLQGHVDLALRNGMARGLDPAVIETFPAFLYSDVKGLQLGKDSLECAVCLNEFQDDETLRLIPKCDHVFHPDCIDTWLLSHSTCPVCRAYLVPKPGEEPYTWVDPTDPDIESGQPDAGPCTVDEPPPPHMPPRQVSVRVVEDQIKEEESQTPVVINLVNVSEGTNQRGPPRSRSTGFRPPRSGSTGRRFTGILFPRSHSTGHSLVRPGENVEKFTLRLPDEVRAQLMNSALIRSRSSNVAFPRAGSTRKGLRNDSVRGKSPSLYERFDPSSGSNRASRSSRWGFSMMPPFVSRNGSVRNQIGDNDVTTQSTVAPSESKKSQLAHIDGDDDEQSTDALRRKDQV; encoded by the coding sequence ATGAGTTTCAACCATGCCGCCTTGTTGGCGTGGACGCTCAGCTTCCTCCTGTTCTCTCAGCAGATCACAGCCCAATACGCACCGCCTCAGCCACCATCCAACAACTCAGGCGGGCCGAGGTTCGACATCAAGATGGCCGTGGTGATGGTGGTCCTGGTCGTCGTCTTCTTCATCCTCGGCTTCTTGTCCGTCTACACCCGCCAGTGCGCCCAGACCCGCCTCCAGGGGCATGTGGACCTTGCGCTCCGCAACGGCATGGCACGTGGGCTCGACCCCGCCGTCATCGAGACCTTCCCGGCTTTCCTCTACTCCGACGTCAAGGGGCTCCAGCTCGGCAAGGACTCGCTCGAATGCGCCGTGTGCTTAAACGAGTTTCAAGATGACGAAACGCTGCGTTTGATCCCCAAATGCGATCACGTGTTCCACCCGGATTGTATCGACACGTGGCTGCTCTCTCACTCCACTTGCCCGGTTTGCCGAGCCTACCTGGTTCCCAAGCCGGGCGAAGAGCCCTACACTTGGGTTGACCCGACTGACCCCGATATCGAATCAGGTCAACCTGATGCAGGCCCGTGTACTGTGGATGAACCGCCACCACCGCATATGCCACCCCGCCAGGTGTCAGTTCGGGTGGTTGAAGATCAAATCAAAGAGGAAGAATCTCAAACGCCAGTGGTTATTAATTTGGTGAATGTAAGTGAAGGAACCAATCAAAGAGGTCCACCTAGGTCGAGGTCAACAGGTTTTAGACCGCCGAGGTCAGGATCAACTGGGAGGCGATTCACTGGAATATTATTTCCAAGGTCACACTCGACCGGTCACTCGTTGGTTCGACCCGGCGAGAACGTCGAGAAGTTTACACTACGATTACCAGACGAGGTACGAGCTCAGCTCATGAACTCGGCCTTGATTCGTAGCAGGAGTAGCAACGTGGCATTCCCAAGGGCTGGGAGTACAAGGAAAGGTCTTAGGAATGACAGCGTGCGTGGAAAGAGCCCCAGTTTGTATGAGCGGTTCGACCCAAGCTCAGGATCAAACCGGGCGAGCCGGTCAAGCCGGTGGGGTTTCTCGATGATGCCACCTTTTGTTTCTCGGAACGGTTCTGTTAGGAACCAAATTGGAGATAATGACGTGACAACCCAGTCGACAGTTGCTCCATCGGAATCGAAGAAATCACAGTTGGCTCATATCGacggtgatgatgatgaacagTCAACTGATGCCTTGCGGAGAAAAGATCAGGTTTAA
- the LOC18789178 gene encoding transcription factor bHLH94, which produces MALEAVVYPKEYPFGFGCKDFYSFNGGGASWGCDFISQEGQNNHIEQHVLNENWDYCSSSPSLLQNVKEWDPNSSPEACTADQSVPPGHLSAMETPPPPPPPPPPTTTNRRKRRRTRSSKNKEEIENQRMTHIVVERNRRKQMNEYLAVLRSLMPQSYAQRGDQASIIGGAINFVKELEQLLQSMDSNKRSKQQPLAEFFTFPQFSTRATQSNNNSAGVQANEPNMAQSNSNQWAAADIEVTMVDSHANLKILSKKRPRQLLKMVAGFQSLRLSVLHLNVTTVDEMVLYSVSVKIEEGCLLNTVDEIAAAVNQMLRRIEEGGFS; this is translated from the exons ATGGCATTAGAAGCTGTGGTTTATCCAAAAGAGTATCCATTTGGCTTTGGTTGCAAAGATTTCTACTCTTTCAATGGAGGAGGAGCTTCTTGGGGATGTGACTTTATCTCACAAGAGGGTCAAAACAACCACATAGAGCAACATGTTCTCAATGAAAATTGGGACTATTGCTCCTCATCTCCTTCACTTTTGCAAAATGTGAAAGAATGGGATCCCAATTCCTCACCTGAGGCCTGCACAGCTGACCAATCTGTCCCTCCAGGACATCTCTCTGCCATGGAAacaccaccaccgccaccaccaccaccaccaccaacaacgaCAAACCGGCGCAAACGACGTCGTACCAGAAGTAGCAAGAACAAGGAGGAAATTGAGAACCAGAGGATGACTCACATTGTTGTGGAGCGAAACAGGCGCAAGCAAATGAATGAGTACCTTGCTGTCCTCAGATCATTGATGCCACAGTCTTATGCTCAAAGG GGTGACCAAGCATCAATTATTGGGGGTGCCATTAATTTTGTGAAGGAGCTAGAGCAGCTTTTGCAGTCAATGGACAGCAACAAAAGGAGCAAGCAACAACCTTTGGCTGAGTTCTTCACCTTCCCACAATTCTCAACTCGTGCAACTCAGAGCAACAACAACTCAGCTGGGGTCCAAGCAAACGAGCCAAACATGGCTCAGAGCAACAGCAACCAGTGGGCAGCAGCAGACATAGAAGTGACCATGGTGGATAGCCATGCCAACCTTAAGATACTCTCCAAGAAAAGGCCTAGGCAGCTGTTGAAGATGGTGGCTGGGTTTCAAAGTCTCAGGCTCAGTGTTCTTCACCTGAATGTGACCACAGTTGATGAAATGGTCCTCTACTCTGTTAGTGTCAAG ATTGAAGAAGGGTGCTTGCTTAATACAGTGGATGAAATAGCAGCAGCTGTTAATCAAATGCTGCGCAGAATTGAAGAAGGTGGTTTTAGCTGA
- the LOC18793250 gene encoding putative clathrin assembly protein At4g40080 produces the protein MARIKLIGILKDKVSILKAALYINRHASSVHVAVLRATTHHPSRPPSEEKIASVLALGHSSRITACACIEALMDRLHGTQSAFVALKCLLTLHNIIAKGSFILKDQLAFYPSFGGHNFLNLSMFSDNSDLVMWEFSSWVRWYAGVVEQNLMVSRAIGYYLNSSKKDKEEKALTLLDSDLAVEIEVLVEFVVRICDAPNSLDLQRNNLVYEVVRAAGEDYRSVQREILARVKEVGDRVDSVEGVNSDELTQLIDTLERLEGCKGKLMLLFLNRKRNDGFWDTVRETKAMLVETKKKKEEKSLVRFVGRDESAESTQFWNPFLEPGQLLLLPSGGGWLDFGPTPIAV, from the coding sequence ATGGCCCGTATCAAACTCATCGGCATTTTGAAAGACAAGGTCTCGATCCTCAAGGCAGCTCTATACATCAACCGCCATGCCTCGTCAGTGCACGTTGCCGTCCTACGCGCCACCACCCACCACCCGTCACGGCCGCCTTCCGAGGAGAAGATCGCCTCCGTGCTCGCCCTTGGGCACTCCTCACGTATCactgcatgcgcatgcattgAGGCGCTCATGGATCGCCTCCACGGAACGCAGAGCGCATTTGTTGCCCTAAAGTGCCTCTTGACCCTCCACAACATTATAGCGAAAGGGTCATTTATTCTCAAAGACCAGCTTGCTTTTTACCCTTCTTTTGGGGGACACAATTTCTTGAACCTCTCTATGTTTTCTGACAATTCTGATTTGGTCATGTGGGAATTTTCTTCTTGGGTTAGATGGTACGCTGGGGTGGTTGAGCAGAATTTGATGGTGTCTAGAGCAATTGGGTATTATCTCAACTCATCGaagaaagataaagaagaGAAGGCACTTACGTTACTGGACTCGGATTTGGCAGTGGAGATTGAAGTTCTTGTAGAATTTGTGGTACGAATTTGCGACGCACCAAATTCTTTGGACCTTCAGAGGAACAATTTGGTTTATGAGGTTGTAAGAGCTGCAGGGGAAGATTACAGGTCTGTTCAGCGAGAAATCTTGGCCCGAGTGAAAGAAGTTGGGGACAGAGTCGACTCAGTCGAGGGAGTGAATTCTGATGAGTTGACTCAGTTGATTGACACGTTGGAGAGGCTCGAGGGTTGTAAGGGGAAGTTGATgctgttgtttttgaacaggaAGAGGAATGATGGGTTTTGGGATACGGTTCGGGAGACGAAGGCCATGCTTGTGGagacgaagaagaaaaaagaagagaagagccTGGTGAGGTTTGTGGGGAGGGACGAGTCGGCCGAGTCGACGCAGTTTTGGAACCCATTTCTTGAACCAGGACAGTTGTTGCTGTTACCATCTGGGGGTGGGTGGTTGGATTTTGGCCCAACCCCAATAGCGGTTTGA